In the genome of Lactuca sativa cultivar Salinas chromosome 3, Lsat_Salinas_v11, whole genome shotgun sequence, the window GTCATTCTCATCCAAAATTTGTTTCAACATGtttttgtggtctttggacttaatgtaaTTTTCAATGTGTTCAAGACCGACTTTGTATGCATCAGAAGTTTCTTCAGACAAAACGATAGATTCGCATTTGTAACAATCTGTGTCTATTTCGTATTCCTTTAATTCGaggcaaaatcattttatggattttcttaTCGATTTCACAATCAAGGTGtagttgagtgatattaaaataaagccTTTTTCCAATTAAACAAAAGATGTTTTGCTGTTTCAAAAGaattaaattgtctctctgtaaataaatagattcatccctagacttagatAAATCCGACTCAACCTTCTGGATCCACATACGTCTCTCCTCTGTTTTGGATGTTGCCTTGctcaattgatcagttaggttagagtttcaTAGTCGCTTTTGCTTTAAACTATTGCTTATACTTGAAAAGGTGAATTTTAGATCATTATATTATGTTTCGTATCTAGATGTAGTAATATTAAGTGATTCAAGAATGGAATTTACCTTATTGATCAGCAGTTCGCAATCGTTGATCTGTTCTGGAGCAGTCTTTGTCAAGAAACAGTTGTCTTTGCTCCTTCCACTCTCACTTGCATTCTCTTGCATCTGTGATCCGATTTCAGACACAATCAAGCACCTTCCAGAGTATTGTGAATTCTGTTGTTTTTCAGTGAACACCCTTCCATGTGTGGGCTTGCGTACCTCTTCATCGTTTGAGTTTGTTGACCAGACTTCCACTCCTCCGAACTCTCCTTGAGCCAAGTTTTCCTATACAACAAAAGAAGGCATAGAATTATCATTAGatttcttctttttaatctcttcCAACTTTCATTTGTGATAGGCTTCCTCATCCTCCTATTCATTCTTCTCATTCTTCCTTCGCAACGTGCACTCTTTAGCAAGATGGTTTTTACCATGAAAATAATTGAAATCGTATCCGGAGTCTCCAACTAActttttctccttcttttctTCCTCTTTCTGAGAACCGCTATTGTTTTCTTTTTTCAATATCTCTGAGCTGTAGCTTCCCTTCCAGTTTCGATTTTTGCTTGAGGGAAACTTTTTCCTAGCAAATCGCTTAGGGTTGGACACCATTAGTTCATAGTCTTCGTTTGAGAGCTTGTACTCAGTATGATTTGAATCAGATCCGTCATCAGCAACAGTCTTGCCTTTTGCAACTAAGGCTAGAGAGCCCATCCCAAATATTACCTTTGCATCTTTCATTATCTCACTCTCTCGCGCCTTCAGGATTCCCACAAGCTTTGCAAGAGTATAATTCTTGAACTGTTCGTGTGCTTTAACAGTTGACACCACTGCTTGCCACTCTGATCGAAGTCCATTCAGGAACGTGACCTTTTGCTCAATCAGTTCATGTCTAATCCCGTGCTTCATCATCTTGCAGAGAATATGATTGTATCGATTGAAAGTAGTACTTAGAGTTTCTTTAGGATTTTGAaggaattcaccaaactcagataacAAGAGGGTTTGAGTCGAGTGTTCTAGATCTGTGTCTGTAGAATAGAGTTCTCTCAACCTATCACATATACTCTTCGCTATATCATACGAACTTACAAGACGAAAATTATCTGCCTGCAATGCGAATCTGATTATCCTCATTCCCTTAATGTTGCTCATGAGtttttctttttcatcttgaggCACGTCCTTTACATCAAGAACCAGCTGGTTTTATTCTCTAtgggttttgatttttgttttggtttCTATATGAACGAATGGACCTAGAGTGATTGCTTCTCAGATCAGATAATCATTGTCTTCTTAACCCAAAACATAATCTTAAAAGTGCATCGCCCAAACTTCATATTCTTAAGGAAAGAGAATTGGAATCCTTGTGGTTGATCCGATGTTGTTTGAGATATCAAGGAGTTGATATTTTAGTCTTCGTTATGCATAGTGAATGATCTTTTAATACATGCAACTAATCAGACTGTAAACACTTATTTGGTTAATATTGAGATCAAAGAGTAACATCAATAAATCCATGACGGCTCTTAACAAATCCAATATTTGCGGAAAATCTAATAATTTCTTCAAACATAAGAGATACGTATTAAGAACACAGtgtcctgctctgataccaattgataagaatAAAACCTTAGAGATCAAATAGATTAAAGCAGGTAAAGAACACAATATGATCAAACTATTGTTGAATGATTAACTCTCACGCCTCAGAAGAACTCGATGAAGAATTGCTTCTTTTGAGGCGTTAATTAGGGTTACAAAGATAATTCTGAAAAGTTACCGAACATACGTAGCATGCATGCACCTTACATAATATAACCCTAGCATTAAATACGAGTGGACAAGCCTAATTTGTTTATACACAATGGACTAAATAACATAGGCCCAATTACGTAACACTAATATCTTCAACAATGCCTCTTTCAGCTTGTTCGGTAACTCAACCCTAATTCGTACACCTAGATCTACATATCTATTGTTTATTATGACTTCCTCTGTTTTGTTAGTTACATGTTCCCTCTCGGTGTTGTAATTTTCGCTCCTTATTCTACTCCTATTATTATGGGTACTTGTAATTCTATGCTATGGATCGTTCCATATCCATTCGATGTTCTAAACTGGATTGCACCGTGAATTGTCCAGGAAATTGCTTCAAATTTCATCATTGCACTTCTTTCAAATATAATGTTGTACGGCGATGCAGATTCTACAATTGTGAAGTCCAATACTTTTGTGTTCTTGGCTTGTGTCAACCGATTTGTTAAGGTTAACGGAATGGACAATATCCCTTTTGAGCATACAGAATGTCCCGCGAAACTTGTAAAGTGTCCTATTGGCCATTTCATCTTTTTTCGCATTTGCTCCGGTAATTGTGAGTAGCAGTGGACATACATGATTTTTGTTAAACTTCCACTATTACAGTATATCCGATGGATGCCTATGTCGTATATGTACCTATATATAAGTATTGGTCTGTCTCCTTAGTGACAGGTGATATGCCTTTTTGTCTTCTTTAAACATGTTTTGCAAACATTCTGTTTAGCTTTCCTCTACACATGGGAGAAAGTATTTTTCTCTTAGTTGGTCACTTGCCATGTTGCTATGTTTGTGCTGCTTTAGTTTTAAAATTGTTTATTGGGTATCTTTATGGTTTTCTACTCTAACACCCTCATAACACAGATGACGCCAATGTTTTTACGGTGAACTCTAGGTGCATGTTTAACTCTACCATTAAAGTATCTTGGTCTAATAAGAATCCGAGAATCCGTTCTGCACAAGATGGACATATGCTAGGTCAGACAACCATACCGAGGGTTGGACCCCGGTATTGCTCTCTAATGCCTAAGTTAGATTGCGAATAAAATGTTACAATGTTGTGTGTGAAAGTTCTTGCTCTCCCTTTTGCCCATATCTGGTTATCGTGTTTATGATGTATTTATAAACTATTTGTGCTTCCATGGGTTTATAGTTATGTCTGGTTCTTTGTCCGTTCCCCGGTTTGTTAGCAGTCTCGCCTTCTGtccttttattattttattgCTCTGTATCTTCCCTTTTTTGCAGGTTGCTTTGGATATGGTTATGAGATTTTTTCATGGTTACTTGAGCATATATTCGTTCATGAAATTTTGTAGTTTCTTCATTCCCGGCCTTATAAGTGTCAAGCCGGTTTTGGGTTCTCTCGAACTACCAGCCCGGGTACACCATTTTTTACAATGAAATCAAATTTGCAAGAAAATATCATAATATGacaaatattttatgtttttatcgtaacaatgttttattattattattattattattattgttgttgttgttgttgttgttgttgttttgtgATGATTTTCTGATCATTTAGTAACACAAATAAATTGATGTGTAATACCTCGGTAATTAATGTAGCTATGAAGTTTAGTAGTTATAACTTATAAGACTGGACGGTGTGTTGAAGCAACGAAGTACGGGAGCCATTCCCGCCCACCAGAACGCCGCACCGAGACTGCGGTAACGGTGCTGCGAGAAGGGGTTTTCGTAGTCTCTCTCTTTGTCTTATTGGCAATTGATTTTTTCCCTTGTAAGCGTTATAAACGGTAACAAATTGAAAAAACGATGTTTTTATTACTTAATTGATAAAattgaaaattatatatatatatatatatatatatatatatatatatataatatatatatatatatatatatatatatatatatatatatataacccataCATCCTTCTATCAATTTCTCTCTACTTTTTTCGAAAAAATGAATTCCGACAATAAACATCAAATGTTTCTCCAAATGTTATTTCAAACTTTGTTGTTTTTCACGATCAACTTTCGTCAAATCAACCCCAAACTCAAATCTCACTCTATCAATCTCTAACCCAAACCCAAACACAACCCTCTCACTTTCAACCACAATACCAAAGCATCAATGAGTCGGATGAGGAAATTGTAAGGAAAACTAAACCCACACCACCCCTAATGCCGCAAAGGAATAAAAAATAGTTGCATGAGGGAAATGCACAACTGAGAAGAATGAAGTCGAAACCATGGACTCCACAAGAAGAGTTAATTGTGGTAAAAGTTTGGGATGACATTTCAGAGGATTCGACGACGAGAAATACACAATCGGGGGATCGCATTCTTGAGGGGTTTCGCAACAAGATAGGTAAAGGTGACCAGTACTATACCAATCATCAGTTGAATTCAAAGTTTCAAGAAGTAGCGAAGTTCGTTTAAAAAATGAAAGGGTTGTACAACAACCTAAAAACCCAACAGAGAAGCCGTCAAGGAGATATAGAAATACTTTAGGAAGCTTTGCATTTTTTTTCTAGAGAGAGTAGAAAAGTCATTCAAGTGGCATGATTGTTGGAAAATATTGATTAAAAGTGGTAGGTGGAAAAAATACGATCAAGAGTCTATAGATGAAGTACAACACTCAAAgcaaacaaaaacatattttactgTTTACACAACTTCCTCCGATGTTCAGGTCGGTTTAGATTTAAATGAGGAAGAGAAATGGACTACTTCGGGCGCATCAGATTTCAGCATGGATGCAGACGAAATGTAAAAAACGATGGCGGCATTCGATCGATATAATCTTAATTTTGTTGAAAGTTTGACATTCGGCAAAAAAATTCGAAAAAAGGAGTACGCGGAGAGACAAAAATTGTGGATATAcggttttttatgaaaaacaccgATCATATTTTAAGACCGGCTATCGAGCTAGTTTTGAAGACGAGGAATAAGATTATGAAAAAGATATTTTATGTACATCGTTATGTTATATTTAGAATGaagtttgtttttttgtttttttttattgtttttctatttatttaaatctaagtttttttatgtaatttttattttatttaatgaagtggtttttattattaattaatttttatgtttattactcatttaaaaaaaattataaatcttAAAATCAactttttatttagaaaaaaagTGAAATATTTTTCTCATACAAACTTTGACTTTTGGCGAAAGAAACAAAAGTAAGAAAAAAATATCAGACAAAATGTGAAAGGAAGTTTCCCGTACACCTTGGGGTCTAAAAGGGTGTAGCGTGTGTCTTACAATAATGATATTGCTTCAAACACTATTCAATGAATTTAAGTGGACAGCGTGGTCAATATACTATTTTGGTCATTTCAATGACAACTCTATAGTTAATGCCGCACATAATGTATGGAGACTTCTATACCTTCACATCCCATCTAATGAATAAAAATGTCCATGTAACATTTGGTGAATAATGCTTTACACTTATAGTTTATTTATTTGGTTTATTTCTTGAAATGACTGAAAATGACGTTCAAAAATTACATGCGATTAGAATCAGTAATTAGCTTCCACGCAACATCATCCATTGGAAATTCGAACAACTGATTTTGGCCATCTTCTTGCTCAACAACATTTAATTCCTGTTCAGAGATCGGAGAGCCACCAAACAACCACCCAAATTTACCATCCTCCTTTTGAATGtcatcaaataaatcgtctaaaTACTCGTTACTCTTGTCATCAAGTATGCTAAGTGATGAGGTTACTCCTATGGATATATTCATATTGTTATCACCATCATTTGATGTTCTTATTAGGCTACTGCCTCCATTAGCCATAATATGCGGGTTGTCACCCATGCACTCGTTTTGAGTATTGGAGAAGGCAAGTGGTTTTGGCTTAATAACTGTTGTTGTGATCATGTGTTGTAACGGTTTAACATCACTAGATTCTTTCTTCGGTTGTTTGGAACGAGGGTTAAGATTAGTGTTCCAGTAGTTCTTCACATCATTAGCCGTTCTTCCCGGTATTCTTCCAGCAATCAACGACCATCTAGAATTAGAATAAAATTTATATTCCGATTTTAtttctataatttttatatgcCATAAATGATTGAATACAACTAAGGGCTGTTGGACAGTTTTTGATTATGTCCGATATGATTATGTTAGTTATGACTGTGAGCCGGATACAACTCTGAATCTCACCAATTAAAACACATTTCAAATTAGTCAAGACCAAGTCTAGGCTTATAATTGTTAAATGAAACAGTCTGATTAAGTCAAACCCACTAAGAAACATATTTTAATCAACCCTAAGCAAGAAGTCATGCTTACCTATTTCCTAAAAGCTTGTGAAGCCTGAGTATGAGATCAACTTCATCTTCACCAAAATTTCCTCTTTTTATATTTGGCCTAAGATAATTCAACCATCGCAGTCTACAACTCTTTCTGCATCTGCTTAACCCTAAAAACGTACATCAGATAAAAATATTCAGACAAAGAACAAACCTACAAAAAGAACTCGTAGTTCctattatattttcttttaaagaaCACTATAAAGAGTTAGGGGATAAACTTTTGCAACAACAAAAAAGAGTACAAGAATTTGCTACCTGCTCTAAGAGGAATGAGGTGCCATTTCCCTTCCCCGTATTTCTCAATACACTTCTTAAGCAGCATATCTTCCTTTGCAGTCCATGAACCTTTTCTCACTTCTAAACCTGTAGCAGTAATTGGTTTCATTTCCTTTGTGTAGTCTATTCAGTACTGATGTTGTACATAAATACAGAACAAGGTGAAGTTCTTATTCTAGTGAATCTTTCTTTATATAGTATGAAGCACGTGCTAATTTCATATATGTGCATACCATCGTCTAATGAATAGCCCTTTTATAGACACAGATGGAGCTACATGTCTTTTATCACTGACGTGCACACTGATTTCTCCACAAAAAATATGACTATCCCACAAATCATCGTGCAAGATAGACAAAGATGTGATATGTATCATATTCAATAATTGGTTTGAGTAATAGATATATAATAGTTGTATTTTGtagtagataaaataaaaaaattattttcaataTTATATATACAGAGGCAAATTGTATTTTCTAGGCTACCCTAGGTGGTCCTGGGCGGTAATTATCGGTTTAACCCGGTCAAAAAGTCAAAcagtcaaaattttcaaaaaatttctataacatcccaaaatctcaaaaaaaaaaaaaacatttttaattaaAGAGAAATCATTTTTTTCAATCAACCCAAATCAAAAGAACCAAATATCAAATATAAATGTTCCAAAATCAGTGTATCATAATATCTCCAAAACAAGTCATCGAAGGACGTGTACGATTACATCTTTGCTTTTTTCCAATCACCTTAAACTATAAGCCAaaacttagtaagttcccccaagtGTCACACACAAccatacatataacaacatgcatatatgagccttcaccctgactagaccgcctcgcagGACTGCAACATATCTAGACCGCTCTTATAGCCTTTAGCATAATCGGACCGCTTGTagagcctacaacctatctggaccgctcttcgGGCCTTCGACATGATTGGGCTACCTCGCCGGGCCTACAGTCAATCCGGACCaccccgggtatcttggccttcagatAAAAGCTACTTCTATAAAATGACGATGTGATTTTTTCCCTGTCAAATCTTgaggttctatttatattttttttcatcaaAGTAGTGTATTttaaaaagatatttaccaaAATGGTGTGGTACAAAAAAAATGTTACCCAAAAGTGTACAAAAGAAAAAGTTTCTTacctaaatatgtacaaaaaaacataaaaagataGTAACTTGCCACGGCCGATCATAatagtcatatgtgaacacttccaaaagtGTTGTTACCTAGATGTAaccaaaaaaaatagttacccataTCTGAAAAAACCAAAAAGTTAATTATCGTAATAAATCAGATTCCTATTCTGTTTTTCCAAATTAGTGTTTTCTTATGTATTATTCATCTTCtatatttttacatattttttcatgcttttttttttatttttttctacgAATGTTTTCTTACAAATTAATTTTTGTACAAACAAACTATTGCATGGTTTTTTAAAAATTGTTACATAGTTTTACaaattttcatatgatttttttaCACTTATTGCttgtttaaaaacaaaaatttagaaaataaacttctaaagtttaaaacaaattataaaaaaaaaaaaagctaacttagttaataaaaaattaatttgtaaaaaataaaaatttagaaaaaaaaatgtaaaagaagTTGAGGTGAAGTTGAAAGAAAAGATGGGATCAAATTCGTAgataagattaaaacttgggtcaaaactataaaaagaaaaaaaaatttgaataacATGTAAACCTATTGTAGCTACTCATTTGATGCACATAGAATTGGTCGTAGGGTCTTTTGGTGAAGATTTGGATTTAATGACTTAGATCCTTGAGTTGTTGATTGGTTCTTGACTCGATTCCTAGCTACAATCATAGAAGAGACTCGTTAGAGCTATCACATAggatcaacccccccccccccccctagcaAACTCTCACGATCAATTCCTATCATGTTTAAATGGAAATGGGTTCATTAGGCTCTTAAGAAAAGTCGATGTGAGAAGAGAAGTATATGTGAGTGTGAGAGTCTAATGTTGAGCTCTCCATTGTCTATCCTCTAAATAGTGGAGGAGGACCTCGATTTATAGAGCTAAGGGATGGAACATGAAAGGGTCAATGAAGAATGAAAAGGGAACACAGAGAGAGAATGAGAATACAAGGAATTCTTAAAAAACTTATCCCTCATTAGACGAGAACAAGTAGTGGCTATAACTTGTTTCTTAGTTGAAAGAGTTAGTTAAGTCCATGCAATGTGCCTAACACCATTAAGCCGCCAGTCTATTATGGTTGCCATTTAGCTTATTATTGTAAACTGAAGGAGATAAGTAGGCATTAGTCATCCTAAAAACTTATCATATGGTTGGTATACAATAAATCCAATAATCTGATGTGAATGGAATGAAATCAACAATATTAGACAAATTAACAATTGTTAGAGGCCCTTGACAATGTCCAAATGTTTCTTGCAAGTGTGTCTTGGTCTGGATAGGCCACGCTTCTATGGAAAACAAGTTGTATGGTACATGTCATGAAggtaatcattaccatatcattTTTGTAAAAGTATTGGATTTACCTGCAACTCCAATTAAAAAAATGTATTACTCATATTTCATGTTGAAAGTAGGATGTCTAAGGAATTAAAGAGAATGTAGTCATGAAGGTGACCCTCATTCTACCTATATGTGAAAGTGTTTGTATACTCTGGTCAATGTAATATTTTACTTTCATGTTTACAATCGGGACTCCAAGACCTTGCAAAATGTATAGTCAAGGAGGTAGTTCTTATTATAGCTTTTTATGAAAGTATTGGATTCCTACTATGGGTTATTAGTATGGATCAGGAGTGTACCATGATTTCTCTCATCCTCCGTGAGTTAACCTTAGCTAGAATGTAGGCAACATTAGTCGTTAAAGTTGATCCAAAATGATATAGTGGAAACTAGTTTTATAGTCAATTTATATAAGGAAAATGGTTCCTTGTAACATGTGGATGAGGCAAAGTAGATAATGTGGATGGATTATTATGTCTGCTTggcaaatataaaaaaaacatggtGAAACCATGAGTTATATTACATATATATGCTTGCTTCTGTTGATTTATGTAACATCTTATTTTGTGTAAGAATAAACTAGGGTGTAGTTATTCATAAAAAGGTTGGTTATGTAATATTAACCCTTGgatacgttggtggaataccatgTTGGAAGGTAATATATGTAGTTTTGTGAAAATTTGTTGCATTTGTATTCATTTAACTTTTATCCAGTGTTTTAGATTATGGAAGTGGGACTTAAAAGAGTAAAAATGATTAAATTTTGAGTGTATACAAGACAATTTAGAGTACGTGTGCGAAAGTATCATCTAAAACAGAGTTAgtgtgaggaagttatggtcATCTAAAGTAGGTATGGAAGTACATAGCTGAAAAAGGAAGATGATGAGTACATGAAGTCATTAAACAAATGCATGGAGTGTGCGTATAAGAAGAATAATGTGTCAAGGCTGGCTTATTGAATAATcgtataaaaataaagaaatcaTTTTTTATCCTTATTTCTTATACATACAATACAGAGAACATAGGAGGATGCGCTTTTGAGGTAATACAacttaaattgaagaaaaaatcAAATAGAGAACAACAAACAATTTATCCTCCTTGTTTCAATCAATTTTAAACCCCTAATCTCTTTAATGAATTTCATTTTTTATAATTGAATTTGAAGATGTTTTATGAACCCAAAGctccatatgtttatatgttatgaaaatattgATGATAGTAATTTAGTTAGTGTAGTAATCATGTTCTCAAGCTTGTTATGCTAAAGTTGCCTTGGCTTTCTTGAAAGTAAAGAAGGGGGTGATTCACATTAAATTTGGTAAACTATGATCAGGTAAAATTAAGCATGTTTCTTAATGAACTAAGACATATAGAGAAGTTGTACGTAGATTATAATTAACTTTGGTAAACAACATATGTCAAGGGATTAAGTCGTGTATAAATGACATATATTTTGAAATCTGATACACAACATGGTGAAATAACAAATAAGATGATATTGAGTTCATGTGTTAATCAATTAAGACATGTGGATATGTATATTATGGATTATACATAGTTTGTATAAAATTGGATGTTATGAACTTGATGAAGGTGTTGAATTACATGAGTTGTACCTTGAGTTATATAACCAAAAAATATGTGTTATTTTGATAGTATTGGATTTTATGAAACGAGAGCAGTTAAGAGACTTCATGAGTTGGAATTCTATATACATGCAATTTTTCAAGGTGAGTAACCTTGcttcccctttgatgaattgGTATGTAATGGTAGTCAAATTTGTGTGAATACCACTATTATTCATATTTATTGAATAATTTGATAATAATGTGTTAATGAAACTATTAATAGTTATTGTTGATCGAAGTCGATGAGTTTATATAGTGCAATTTATAGTTGATCCTTGTTGTATCATATCTTTAGTCTATACTGTTGAGATTACTTCCATGTTATTGATATATGGAATAATAAGATAGTATACTTGAGGTTTACATCAAACTATTGTTGCAAGGATAAGTGAGTTAAAATAGTTGTTAAATCATAACTCTTTATGTCTATATATTGTAACGAGCTATTCAGATTAGTTATGATTGTGAGGGGTAATGAACAGTTATAGTTGAATATAACTAATACAATTGTCAATCATAATTACAGTTAAATATAACATATATCGCTAATAATAACAATTATAGCCAAATGTAACTAATATCACAGATAATAACAATTATGGCTGAATATAGCTTATCTCCTATTAATGAAAATTATGTCTGAATATaacttatataaataatattaatagtaGGAGAAAGGAATAGATTCAATAGAGTCGAACATTACTATTTGAATATAATTGACATATCTAAGTAATCGATGTGGAAATGTGGAAATTTAACAGCATAATATAATGTGCTTAGTTATTGGAGATTTTTACTAAATGTTTTACTTTTTGTGTAAATGAAGtgattatatttatgtgtttcagtATAACATAGTATAACATAGATGACTAATATAGCCGATGAATTATAGTTGCTTATTGTTAAAGAGTGTAAGAACCCATAACAAGCACCTCGTGGTAATATTTAGTGAGTATAGTGAATCACATATTGAGTACCATGTGAAAATAACCATTTATGTTTGTGGTTAGCTAAGATGGTAGATGAAGTAGCTATAAATCCATTATTGAGAGATGTTAAGCGTAATAAATGGTAAAAATATGTCGAAGTTCGTGAGTGAAACCACCATGAACTCAATGGTAAAAGGGTATGTTGTTTGGTATTTTATGATGTTGAATACAACTCAAGTTATTTGGTTCAAAGTTGCACAAATAATACTTTTCATATCTTCAATTAGCATGAAACATTAGAAAACAAAACAATATTTGTAAAAATAAGTATCATTTAATGCGGCCAAAATAAAAATTTTGCATCGAGCATAATTAGGGTCAATGGATGATCAAATTGGATATAGTATGTTGTCATGACTTCATGAATATAAGTAACcgaaaaaacggagttcgtatacaAAAGTTACAGACTTTTGAAAATCACGAAAAATAAGCctaccaaaagtgtaaatttacgAAACTTAAAACGCAATTTAAACATAGTCTCGCCTATCAATGATAATTTTGTTTGCATA includes:
- the LOC111902386 gene encoding transcription factor MYB75 isoform X1 gives rise to the protein MKPITATGLEVRKGSWTAKEDMLLKKCIEKYGEGKWHLIPLRAGLSRCRKSCRLRWLNYLRPNIKRGNFGEDEVDLILRLHKLLGNRWSLIAGRIPGRTANDVKNYWNTNLNPRSKQPKKESSDVKPLQHMITTTVIKPKPLAFSNTQNECMGDNPHIMANGGSSLIRTSNDGDNNMNISIGVTSSLSILDDKSNEYLDDLFDDIQKEDGKFGWLFGGSPISEQELNVVEQEDGQNQLFEFPMDDVAWKLITDSNRM
- the LOC111902386 gene encoding transcription factor MYB75 isoform X2, whose product is MKPITATGLEVRKGSWTAKEDMLLKKCIEKYGEGKWHLIPLRAGLSRCRKSCRLRWLNYLRPNIKRGNFGEDEVDLILRLHKLLGNRIPGRTANDVKNYWNTNLNPRSKQPKKESSDVKPLQHMITTTVIKPKPLAFSNTQNECMGDNPHIMANGGSSLIRTSNDGDNNMNISIGVTSSLSILDDKSNEYLDDLFDDIQKEDGKFGWLFGGSPISEQELNVVEQEDGQNQLFEFPMDDVAWKLITDSNRM